In Microbacterium maritypicum, the following are encoded in one genomic region:
- a CDS encoding PucR family transcriptional regulator: MAATEPEQPTLRALLRRRDLGLALVPLEEDLPEGALDRPLRWVHSSDLADPTPFLSEDLALLTTGTQFDRAIDIDTYVGRLADRGVLGLGFGTEVHRSGIPEELVASCATHGMPLFAVPYRTPFIAVARAHSEAIAAQAYARRSWALDTQRALALAALRPSGLEATIAELGRRLDVWAGMFDAAGAVVAAHPRDRLHAELLDALSGRVMEILTRGLEASQSLPLGEHAFMLFTVGRGGHLRGVIALALDALDPEARSVVTSVIAMAGLAMEQSEQLARSRRRLHAQLLGSLLADDPTLARRVLGGLPPAPVIVAVAADAPAGPLGEWWERHRSEHGTPVFLAESEDGVTMCVSAGEEALLDEVATRFGIRIGVSDPDGYDSFARAHAQALTALRQQGTHGAARYSETVGSSILTALATDEARLVAESRLAPLREHDARTGAELERSLRTWLEHDAKAESAATALGVHRHTLRSRIAQAGGLLDIDLSTFPARAELWTLLQTARD, encoded by the coding sequence ATGGCCGCCACCGAACCGGAGCAGCCGACTCTGCGGGCGCTGCTGCGCCGTCGGGACCTCGGGCTCGCACTCGTACCGCTTGAGGAGGACCTGCCCGAGGGTGCTCTCGACCGCCCGCTGCGTTGGGTGCACAGTTCCGACCTCGCAGACCCGACCCCCTTCCTCTCCGAGGACCTGGCATTGCTGACCACGGGTACGCAGTTCGACCGGGCGATCGATATCGACACCTACGTGGGACGCCTCGCCGACCGGGGCGTCCTCGGGCTCGGCTTCGGCACCGAGGTCCATCGATCGGGCATTCCGGAGGAGCTCGTCGCCTCGTGCGCCACACACGGGATGCCGCTGTTCGCGGTGCCGTATCGCACGCCGTTCATCGCTGTGGCCCGCGCCCACTCCGAGGCGATCGCCGCTCAGGCGTACGCCCGGCGATCCTGGGCGCTCGACACCCAGCGCGCCCTCGCCCTCGCAGCTCTCCGCCCCAGCGGGCTCGAGGCGACCATCGCGGAACTCGGACGACGCCTCGACGTCTGGGCGGGGATGTTCGATGCCGCGGGCGCGGTCGTCGCCGCCCACCCGCGCGACCGCCTCCATGCCGAGCTACTCGACGCCCTGAGCGGGCGGGTGATGGAGATCCTCACGCGCGGATTGGAAGCGAGTCAGTCGCTCCCCCTCGGCGAGCACGCGTTCATGCTGTTCACCGTGGGCCGCGGAGGGCATCTGCGAGGGGTGATCGCGCTGGCACTCGATGCGCTCGATCCCGAAGCCCGGTCGGTCGTGACGTCGGTGATCGCGATGGCAGGGCTCGCGATGGAGCAGAGCGAGCAGCTCGCACGGAGCCGGCGGCGCCTGCACGCCCAGCTCCTCGGCTCCCTGCTCGCCGACGATCCCACGCTGGCGAGGAGAGTGCTCGGCGGCCTGCCCCCCGCTCCGGTGATCGTGGCCGTCGCCGCGGATGCCCCGGCCGGTCCGCTGGGCGAATGGTGGGAGCGGCATCGCTCCGAGCACGGCACTCCCGTCTTCCTCGCCGAATCCGAGGACGGCGTGACCATGTGCGTCTCCGCCGGCGAGGAAGCACTGCTCGACGAGGTCGCCACGCGCTTCGGCATCCGCATCGGCGTCTCCGATCCCGACGGGTACGACTCGTTCGCCCGGGCGCACGCGCAAGCACTGACGGCTCTTCGCCAGCAGGGAACACACGGGGCGGCACGATACTCCGAGACGGTGGGCTCCAGCATCCTCACCGCGCTGGCGACCGATGAGGCCCGCCTGGTCGCGGAGTCACGTCTCGCGCCGCTGCGCGAGCACGATGCCCGCACCGGCGCCGAGCTGGAGCGCTCGTTGCGCACCTGGCTGGAGCACGATGCCAAGGCGGAATCCGCGGCGACGGCACTCGGCGTGCATCGGCACACCCTGCGGTCCCGCATCGCTCAGGCCGGAGGCCTGCTCGACATCGACCTCTCGACTTTTCCCGCACGGGCTGAACTGTGGACCCTCCTGCAGACGGCACGGGACTGA
- the gabT gene encoding 4-aminobutyrate--2-oxoglutarate transaminase produces the protein MALLDTAAPAVPLGGPDLPQERRLVTDLPGPRSAEILARKADAVAAGVGHTVPIAAVAAGGGVIVDADGNSLIDLGSGIAVTTVGNAHPKVAAAVAAQAAQFTHTCFMISPYESYVGVAEALNRVTPGDFAKKSALFNSGAEAVENAIKIARKHTGRQAVVAFDHGYHGRTNLTMALTAKSMPYKSGFGPFAPEVYRAPMSYPFRDGLDGNEAAARVILQLEKQIGADNLAAVIIEPIQGEGGFIVPADGFLPAIVDWCRANGVVFIADEVQTGFARTGHMFASEIFGIEPDLITTAKGIAGGLPLAAVTGRAEIVDASHSGGLGGTYGGNPIACAAALASIDVFENDGVIERAREIGATLTQRLTAIQQNDPRVGDVRGHGAMIAAEFVDPETQAPDAALTAAVAKACIAQGVVVLTCGTYGNVIRFLPPLSIGDDLLNEGLDIVAAALAAA, from the coding sequence ATGGCACTCCTCGACACCGCAGCCCCCGCAGTCCCTCTCGGCGGACCCGACCTCCCGCAGGAGCGTCGCCTGGTCACGGACCTCCCCGGACCTCGCTCGGCCGAGATCCTCGCACGCAAGGCGGATGCCGTCGCGGCCGGTGTGGGGCACACCGTGCCGATCGCGGCCGTGGCAGCCGGCGGCGGAGTGATCGTCGACGCGGACGGCAACTCGCTCATCGACCTCGGCTCCGGTATCGCCGTGACCACGGTCGGCAACGCGCACCCCAAGGTCGCCGCAGCCGTGGCCGCGCAGGCCGCGCAGTTCACGCACACCTGCTTCATGATCTCGCCCTACGAGTCGTACGTCGGCGTCGCCGAGGCCCTCAACCGCGTCACCCCCGGCGACTTCGCGAAGAAGAGTGCCCTGTTCAACTCGGGTGCGGAGGCCGTCGAGAACGCGATCAAGATCGCCCGCAAGCACACCGGACGTCAGGCGGTCGTCGCCTTCGATCACGGCTACCACGGCCGCACGAACCTGACCATGGCGCTCACCGCCAAGTCGATGCCGTACAAGAGCGGCTTCGGTCCGTTCGCCCCGGAGGTGTACCGCGCTCCGATGTCGTACCCGTTCCGCGATGGGCTCGACGGAAACGAGGCCGCGGCCCGCGTCATCCTCCAGCTCGAGAAGCAGATCGGCGCCGACAACCTCGCCGCGGTCATCATCGAGCCGATCCAGGGCGAGGGCGGCTTCATCGTCCCGGCCGACGGTTTCCTGCCGGCGATCGTCGACTGGTGCCGCGCGAACGGCGTCGTCTTCATCGCGGACGAGGTGCAGACCGGATTCGCCCGCACCGGGCACATGTTCGCGAGCGAGATCTTCGGCATCGAGCCCGACCTGATCACCACGGCCAAGGGCATCGCCGGCGGTCTCCCGCTCGCGGCCGTCACCGGTCGCGCCGAGATCGTGGACGCCTCGCACTCCGGCGGCCTCGGAGGTACCTACGGCGGCAACCCGATCGCCTGCGCTGCCGCCCTCGCCTCGATCGATGTGTTCGAGAACGACGGCGTGATCGAGCGTGCCCGTGAGATCGGGGCGACCCTCACGCAGCGTCTCACCGCGATCCAGCAGAACGACCCGCGCGTCGGCGACGTCCGCGGCCACGGTGCGATGATCGCCGCCGAGTTCGTCGACCCCGAGACCCAGGCCCCGGATGCCGCTCTCACGGCCGCCGTCGCGAAGGCGTGCATCGCCCAGGGCGTCGTCGTCCTCACCTGCGGAACCTACGGGAACGTCATCCGCTTCCTTCCCCCGCTCTCGATCGGCGACGATCTGCTGAACGAAGGACTCGACATCGTCGCTGCGGCGCTCGCCGCGGCCTGA
- a CDS encoding universal stress protein has product MTGSVVVGYTATDAGADAAALGARLARSLGATLHLVIVLPNEGTRSAAVPPERAYEEHVKAQARQWLKDAVVRLPQELTRSGHVRFSESFAEGLIAAGEEFGARVIVIGAAGGGIFGRHRLGSVASELLHSSTIPVALAPVGAAQQDDHVLPRVTVAVGSRPGADALLDEAVALAGDSGVDLRLVSLVPFDVPPGLDTGAIRTVGDTHGQEVLAVAAELLPDGRTAAVERAPGDSVEDAVAHLSWLPGEVVLVGSSRLAQPRRLFLGSTAAKMLHELPVPMIVVPRTRNEAGDR; this is encoded by the coding sequence ATGACCGGCTCGGTCGTCGTCGGATACACGGCGACGGACGCGGGAGCGGATGCCGCGGCACTCGGCGCCCGGCTCGCTCGCAGCCTCGGTGCGACCCTGCACCTGGTGATCGTGCTGCCGAACGAGGGCACGCGCAGCGCGGCAGTCCCACCGGAGCGCGCGTACGAGGAGCACGTCAAGGCGCAGGCGCGGCAGTGGCTCAAAGACGCCGTGGTCCGGCTCCCGCAGGAGCTGACCCGCAGCGGTCACGTGCGCTTCTCCGAATCGTTCGCCGAGGGCCTGATCGCCGCCGGCGAGGAATTCGGCGCCAGGGTGATCGTGATCGGCGCGGCCGGGGGCGGCATCTTCGGACGCCACCGTCTCGGCAGCGTCGCCTCCGAGCTGCTGCACTCGTCGACCATTCCGGTGGCGCTCGCGCCCGTGGGCGCCGCCCAGCAGGACGATCACGTCCTGCCGCGCGTGACGGTCGCCGTCGGATCCCGACCCGGTGCCGACGCCCTCCTCGACGAGGCCGTCGCGCTCGCCGGAGACAGCGGTGTCGACCTCCGGCTCGTATCCCTCGTTCCGTTCGACGTTCCCCCCGGACTCGACACCGGAGCGATCCGCACGGTCGGCGACACCCACGGACAGGAGGTGCTCGCCGTCGCCGCGGAGTTGCTGCCGGACGGTCGCACGGCCGCGGTCGAGAGGGCACCGGGCGACTCGGTCGAAGACGCCGTCGCCCATCTCTCCTGGCTTCCCGGCGAGGTCGTCCTGGTCGGCTCCAGCAGGCTGGCGCAACCGCGTCGTCTGTTCCTGGGCTCCACGGCAGCGAAGATGCTGCACGAACTGCCCGTTCCCATGATCGTCGTCCCGCGTACCCGCAACGAAGCAGGAGACCGCTGA
- a CDS encoding APC family permease, whose amino-acid sequence MSSTNRATEPESGVTTGISTKGLSAGTVGLIGAVVIGISCIAPAYTFTAAVGPTASEVGAQIPAIILVGFIPMLLVAFGYRELNNRMPDSGTSFTWAARAFGPWVGWMAGWGLVVATILVLSNLAGVAVDFLFLLLSQITGNPEIGDLAGVTWINIGVCLLFMLGATWISYRDMQTTQKLQYWLVSFQILVLVFFAVAAIVQAVNGNGFDYQPFDLNWFNPFAISSFSAVAAGLSLSIFIFWGWDVTLTMNEETKDPERTPGRAATVTVLTIVSLYLLLAVAMIMFAGVGTGALGLGNADIQENVFFHLSGPILGPLAFLVSLAVLTSSASSLQSTFVGPARTLLAMGHYGALPKAFAKVSPRFFTPGYATIISAIVASAFYAVMRVVSEDTLWDTILTLGMMICFYYGITAFACVWYFRKQWFDSTRNVFFTFLFPLVGGAILAVLFFTTLIDSMDPEYGSGSQIGGVGIVFILGMLIIVVGIAVMIWNAVRRPAFFRGETLGIDAPPSRRKRA is encoded by the coding sequence ATGAGCAGCACGAACCGGGCGACGGAGCCCGAATCCGGTGTCACGACCGGCATCTCCACCAAAGGCCTGAGCGCCGGAACGGTCGGCCTGATCGGCGCGGTCGTGATCGGCATCTCGTGCATCGCCCCCGCGTACACCTTCACCGCCGCCGTCGGCCCCACGGCATCCGAGGTCGGGGCGCAGATCCCGGCCATCATCCTCGTCGGCTTCATCCCGATGCTCCTCGTCGCCTTCGGCTACCGCGAGCTCAACAATCGGATGCCGGACTCCGGCACGTCGTTCACCTGGGCGGCCCGAGCGTTCGGACCGTGGGTCGGCTGGATGGCCGGCTGGGGTCTGGTCGTCGCGACGATCCTGGTGCTGTCGAACCTCGCCGGCGTCGCGGTCGACTTCCTCTTCCTGCTGCTGTCGCAGATCACCGGGAACCCGGAGATCGGCGACCTCGCCGGTGTCACCTGGATCAACATCGGTGTCTGCCTGCTGTTCATGCTCGGTGCGACGTGGATCTCGTATCGCGACATGCAGACGACGCAGAAGCTGCAGTACTGGCTCGTCAGCTTCCAGATCCTGGTGCTGGTGTTCTTCGCCGTCGCGGCCATCGTGCAGGCGGTGAACGGCAACGGCTTCGACTACCAGCCGTTCGACCTGAACTGGTTCAACCCGTTCGCGATCTCCTCCTTCAGCGCGGTCGCCGCGGGCCTCTCCCTCTCGATCTTCATCTTCTGGGGCTGGGATGTCACCCTCACCATGAACGAGGAGACCAAGGATCCGGAGAGGACACCGGGTCGCGCGGCCACCGTCACGGTGCTCACGATCGTGTCGCTGTACCTGCTGCTCGCGGTCGCGATGATCATGTTCGCCGGCGTCGGCACCGGGGCGCTGGGGCTCGGCAACGCGGACATCCAGGAGAACGTGTTCTTCCACCTCTCCGGCCCGATCCTGGGGCCGCTCGCGTTCCTGGTGTCGCTGGCCGTTCTGACCAGCTCCGCGTCGTCGCTGCAGTCCACGTTCGTGGGCCCGGCGCGCACACTGCTGGCCATGGGGCACTACGGCGCACTGCCGAAGGCGTTCGCGAAGGTCAGCCCCCGCTTCTTCACGCCGGGGTACGCGACCATCATCTCGGCGATCGTGGCCTCCGCGTTCTACGCCGTGATGCGCGTCGTCAGCGAAGACACGCTGTGGGACACGATCCTCACGCTCGGCATGATGATCTGCTTCTACTACGGGATCACCGCGTTCGCGTGCGTGTGGTACTTCCGCAAGCAGTGGTTCGACTCGACGCGGAACGTCTTCTTCACGTTCCTCTTCCCGCTCGTCGGTGGCGCGATCCTCGCGGTGCTGTTCTTCACGACGCTGATCGACTCGATGGACCCGGAATACGGTTCCGGATCGCAGATCGGCGGGGTCGGCATCGTCTTCATCCTCGGGATGCTGATCATCGTCGTCGGCATCGCGGTCATGATCTGGAACGCGGTCCGCCGGCCCGCCTTCTTCCGCGGCGAGACGCTGGGCATCGACGCACCGCCCAGCCGACGCAAGCGCGCATAG
- a CDS encoding flavin monoamine oxidase family protein, whose amino-acid sequence MAEITRDVLIIGAGAAGLTAANDLRKAGLSVAVLEARDRVGGRLWTDVIEGAMLEIGGQWVSPDQDALKDTIEELGLETYSRYREGDSVYVGPDGKAHRFTGEMFPVAPETEAEIARVTEILDALVAEIDPDRPWAHPSAEDWDTITWDAWLRSQTDDDEAVRNLAFATGSAMLTKPTHSFSLLQSLLMAASAGSYSNLVDADFILDKRVVGGLQQVPLRLAERLGDDVLLNQPVRGLEWSDTGVVATTDQHTVRARHAILAHAPVLYSRIAFDPPLPRRQHQLHQHLSMGFVIKVHAVYDRPFWREQGLSGTAFSPYELSHEAYDNTNHGDERGTLVGFVSDANADGVFELSAEERKERILESLSHYYGPEAKNPVVYYESDWGSEEWTRGAYAASFDMGGLHRYGADLRTAVGPIHFACSDMAGAGYQHVDGAIRMGHLVASNIVDASRDAGAVESGS is encoded by the coding sequence ATGGCTGAGATCACACGCGACGTACTGATCATCGGTGCCGGAGCCGCAGGGCTCACGGCGGCGAACGACCTCCGCAAGGCCGGCCTCTCGGTCGCCGTGCTGGAGGCCCGTGACCGCGTCGGCGGGCGCCTGTGGACCGACGTGATCGAGGGCGCCATGCTCGAGATCGGCGGCCAGTGGGTGTCGCCCGACCAGGACGCGCTCAAGGACACGATCGAGGAGCTGGGGCTCGAGACCTACAGCCGCTACCGTGAAGGCGACAGCGTCTATGTCGGCCCCGACGGGAAGGCACACCGCTTCACGGGCGAGATGTTCCCGGTGGCGCCCGAGACCGAGGCCGAGATCGCCAGGGTCACCGAGATCCTCGACGCACTGGTCGCCGAGATCGACCCGGACCGTCCCTGGGCCCACCCCAGCGCCGAGGACTGGGACACGATCACCTGGGACGCCTGGCTGCGCTCGCAGACCGACGACGACGAGGCCGTGCGCAACCTGGCCTTCGCCACCGGTTCCGCGATGCTCACCAAGCCCACTCACTCCTTCTCACTGCTGCAGTCGCTGCTGATGGCCGCGTCCGCAGGTTCCTACTCGAACCTCGTCGACGCCGACTTCATCCTCGACAAGCGAGTGGTCGGCGGTCTGCAGCAGGTTCCGCTGCGCCTCGCTGAGCGCCTGGGCGACGACGTGCTGCTGAACCAGCCAGTGCGCGGCCTCGAATGGTCCGACACGGGTGTCGTCGCCACCACCGATCAGCACACGGTGCGCGCCCGCCACGCGATCCTCGCGCACGCGCCGGTGCTCTACAGCCGCATCGCGTTCGACCCTCCGCTGCCGCGCCGACAGCATCAGCTGCACCAACACCTGTCGATGGGCTTCGTCATCAAGGTGCACGCCGTGTACGACCGGCCGTTCTGGCGCGAGCAGGGCCTCAGCGGCACCGCCTTCAGCCCGTACGAGCTCTCGCACGAGGCTTATGACAACACCAACCACGGCGACGAGCGCGGCACCCTGGTCGGCTTCGTCTCCGACGCCAACGCCGACGGCGTGTTCGAGCTGTCGGCCGAGGAGCGCAAGGAGCGCATCCTCGAGTCGCTGTCGCACTACTACGGACCCGAGGCCAAGAACCCGGTCGTATACTACGAGAGCGACTGGGGCAGCGAGGAGTGGACGCGCGGCGCCTACGCCGCGAGCTTCGACATGGGGGGCCTGCACCGCTACGGCGCGGACCTCCGCACGGCGGTCGGCCCGATCCACTTCGCGTGCAGCGACATGGCCGGCGCCGGGTACCAGCACGTCGACGGGGCGATCCGCATGGGCCACCTCGTCGCATCGAACATCGTCGACGCGAGTCGCGACGCCGGCGCTGTCGAGAGCGGCAGCTGA